A genomic stretch from Mycobacterium malmoense includes:
- a CDS encoding NRAMP family divalent metal transporter: MTSISTQLRGGLRASPLGRTAAAAPDVAGQAVLDSAHTGDIVGAFGRIRRDDTGATGAFSGRWRRLRTLMVITGPGLIVMVGDNDAGGVATYAQAGQNYGMALLWTLMLLIPVLYVNQEMVLRLGAVTRVGHARLIFERFGKFWGAFSVGDLLLLNALTIVTEFIGVALALGFLGCPKIIAIPAAAVLLFAAVAGGSFRRWEGLMFLLIAVNVLIIPMVLLVHPTLKGTAGGLIPGFAGGLNSTVLLLIIAIVGTTVAPWQLFFQQSNVVDKRITARWIAYARVDLVIGIVVVMVGATALMAVTAFGLAGTADVGNFTDAGAVASGLSKHLGSTVGALFAIILLDASLIGANAIGLATTYAIGDAMGKRHSLHWKISEAPLFYGGYALLLAASAAVAFAPDHILGLVTQGVQALAGVLLPSATVFLVLLCNDRAVLGPWVNSVRQNIVAWTIVWSLVLLSLALTATTFFPVLSTATIGAGLAAGAAVGIVGGAVTIIAGRRYSDLRDAEAVVGTLGGGLDPEEVDELDDTPTLTRAERRAVRRQDRANWQTPNLATLARPTMSPVRRAGLFTLRGYLVVAVALVVVKVAQAGMA, translated from the coding sequence ATGACGTCGATCTCCACCCAGCTCCGCGGCGGCCTCCGTGCCTCCCCGCTCGGCCGGACCGCTGCCGCGGCCCCCGATGTGGCCGGGCAGGCCGTGCTGGATTCTGCGCATACCGGTGACATCGTCGGCGCGTTCGGCCGTATCCGGCGTGACGACACCGGCGCTACTGGGGCTTTCAGCGGCCGCTGGCGCCGCCTGCGCACATTGATGGTCATCACCGGTCCCGGACTGATCGTGATGGTGGGCGACAACGATGCCGGCGGCGTCGCGACATACGCACAGGCGGGCCAGAACTACGGGATGGCCCTGTTGTGGACGCTGATGCTGCTGATTCCCGTGCTGTATGTGAACCAGGAAATGGTGCTGCGATTGGGGGCGGTCACCCGAGTTGGGCACGCCCGGCTGATATTTGAGCGCTTCGGCAAATTCTGGGGCGCGTTCAGCGTTGGTGATCTGCTGCTACTTAATGCCTTGACGATCGTCACCGAATTCATCGGCGTGGCATTGGCGCTCGGATTCTTGGGCTGCCCCAAGATCATTGCGATCCCGGCCGCCGCCGTGTTGTTGTTCGCCGCGGTAGCCGGGGGATCGTTTCGCCGCTGGGAGGGGCTGATGTTCCTGCTGATCGCGGTGAACGTGCTGATCATCCCGATGGTGCTGCTGGTGCATCCCACCCTGAAAGGGACCGCCGGCGGGCTCATCCCGGGATTCGCGGGTGGGCTCAACTCGACCGTGCTGCTGTTGATCATCGCGATCGTGGGCACCACGGTGGCGCCATGGCAATTGTTCTTCCAGCAGTCCAACGTGGTGGACAAGCGCATCACCGCCCGCTGGATCGCTTATGCGCGAGTGGATTTGGTCATCGGAATTGTCGTGGTCATGGTTGGGGCGACGGCCCTGATGGCGGTGACCGCGTTCGGGTTGGCCGGCACCGCCGACGTCGGCAACTTTACCGATGCCGGCGCGGTCGCATCCGGCCTGTCCAAGCACCTCGGCAGCACGGTGGGGGCGCTGTTCGCGATCATCCTGCTGGACGCATCGCTGATCGGGGCCAACGCCATCGGGCTGGCCACCACCTATGCCATCGGCGACGCGATGGGCAAGCGGCACTCGCTGCACTGGAAGATCAGCGAGGCCCCGTTGTTCTACGGCGGCTACGCCTTGCTTCTCGCGGCATCAGCCGCGGTCGCGTTCGCCCCCGACCACATCCTGGGCCTGGTGACCCAGGGCGTACAGGCGCTCGCCGGTGTCCTGCTGCCGTCGGCGACCGTGTTCCTGGTCTTGCTTTGCAACGACCGCGCGGTGCTGGGCCCGTGGGTGAACAGCGTGCGGCAAAACATCGTCGCGTGGACCATCGTGTGGTCTCTGGTGCTGTTGTCGCTGGCATTGACGGCGACGACCTTCTTCCCGGTCCTGTCGACGGCCACCATCGGGGCCGGGCTTGCGGCCGGCGCGGCGGTGGGCATCGTCGGCGGCGCCGTCACGATCATCGCCGGTCGCCGGTACAGCGACCTGCGTGACGCGGAAGCCGTCGTGGGGACGCTCGGCGGTGGCCTGGACCCTGAGGAGGTCGACGAACTCGACGACACACCGACGCTCACGCGCGCCGAACGACGTGCCGTCCGCCGACAGGACCGGGCGAACTGGCAGACGCCCAACCTCGCCACGCTCGCCCGGCCGACCATGTCGCCGGTCCGCCGGGCGGGGTTGTTCACCCTGCGCGGCTACCTGGTCGTGGCCGTCGCGTTGGTGGTCGTCAAGGTCGCGCAGGCCGGTATGGCCTGA
- a CDS encoding NADP-dependent oxidoreductase, with product MTAAVARAVRFDRYGGRDVLYVADVEMPSPGPGEVVVEVRAAGINPGEAGIRVGAMHDMFPATFPSGEGSDLAGVVTAVGSGVAEFSVGDEVLGFSLRRSSHATHVAVPVGQLIRKPAQLSWEAAGSLYVVGVTAYAAVRAVAPQPGETVAVSAAGGGVGSLVVQLLVLRKARVLGIAGPGNADWLRAHGVVPIAYGAGLAERLREAAPDGIDAFIDLFGPEYVQLAVDLGVPPERIETIISFQKAGEVGAKTEGSMDASTPEVLAEMADLVATGAIDFDIAATFPLDRVADAFEELEKRHTHGKIVLLPNGSP from the coding sequence ATGACTGCTGCGGTGGCGCGTGCCGTGCGGTTCGACCGTTACGGGGGCCGTGACGTGTTGTATGTGGCGGACGTGGAAATGCCGTCGCCAGGGCCGGGCGAGGTGGTGGTCGAGGTGCGCGCCGCGGGGATAAACCCCGGCGAGGCCGGCATTCGAGTCGGGGCGATGCATGACATGTTCCCCGCGACGTTTCCGTCCGGCGAGGGCAGCGACCTCGCCGGTGTGGTGACCGCGGTAGGGTCGGGCGTCGCCGAGTTCTCGGTCGGCGACGAGGTCTTGGGGTTCAGCCTGCGCCGATCCAGCCACGCGACCCACGTCGCCGTCCCGGTGGGGCAACTGATCCGTAAGCCCGCCCAATTGAGTTGGGAGGCAGCGGGTTCGCTGTACGTGGTCGGTGTGACCGCGTATGCCGCCGTCCGCGCGGTCGCGCCCCAACCGGGAGAGACGGTCGCCGTTTCGGCGGCCGGGGGCGGGGTCGGCAGCCTCGTGGTGCAACTTTTGGTGCTGCGCAAGGCGCGGGTGCTTGGCATCGCGGGGCCAGGCAACGCCGACTGGCTGCGCGCGCACGGCGTCGTCCCGATCGCCTACGGTGCCGGGCTGGCTGAACGGCTGCGAGAAGCGGCGCCGGACGGGATCGACGCGTTCATCGACTTGTTCGGTCCGGAGTACGTCCAGCTCGCCGTGGATCTCGGCGTGCCACCCGAACGGATAGAGACCATCATCTCGTTTCAGAAGGCGGGCGAAGTCGGCGCCAAGACCGAGGGCAGCATGGACGCGTCGACGCCGGAGGTGCTCGCCGAAATGGCCGACCTGGTCGCTACGGGCGCCATCGATTTCGACATCGCGGCCACCTTTCCGCTCGACCGGGTCGCCGACGCCTTCGAGGAGCTCGAGAAGCGGCACACCCACGGCAAAATCGTTCTGCTGCCGAACGGTTCACCGTAG
- the car gene encoding carboxylic acid reductase: MTGDARVEKSARPSAGETERERVAPRVDRLYADDAQFRNAKPDPSLREAARQPGLRLPQILEMFVEGYADRPALGWRARSLTADPATGRTTARLLPRFDTISYRDLWASVRAIAGAWRQDAANPVTPGDFVATIGFASAEYLTLDLACDYLGLVAVPLQHNAAASRLQPIIAEVEPRVLAVGAEYLDLAVEAALGATSLRRLVVFDYEPRIDDQRENLERARAKLTNAGMAVAIETFDELIAHGRALPPEPMYTGETDQRLAMILYTSGSTGLPKGAMYTERMVSKVWTNDLMPDFADTPVLNVNFMPLNHLGGRIPLSSSFQAGGTSYFVPESDLSTLFEDWNLVRPTEMGLVPRVAEMLYQRYQSAVDRLVAHGADAASAEADAQAELRERVLGGRIVTAFCGTAPLAAEMKGFVEACLDVHVLDGYGLTEVGMVTKDGLITRPPVLDYKLVDVPELGYFLTDKPFPRGELLVKSLTATPGYFKRPDVTAGAFDPDGYYRTGDVMAELDPDRLAYVDRRNNVLKLAQGEFVAVARLEAVFASAALVRQIFVYGNSERPYLLAVVVPTADALERFADDADGLKVALSESLRRAAKLAELQSYEVPVDFLVEPEPFSEDTGLLSGVGKLLRPKLKEHYGQRLEELYAELAANRAAELRALRDGAANRPVIDTLTRAAEALLGLAGGPPEPDALFVELGGDSLSALTFSNLLHDIFDVEVPVGQIIGPATDLRQLAEYVDSERNSGSRRPTFATVHGRDAIEVRAADLTLEKFIDTKTLAQAPALPRATGTPHTILLTGANGYLGRFMCLEWLERLAETGGRLVCIVRGTNAEAASKRLEDVYHSGDPRLVQRFRDLAADHLEVVAGDIGEPNLGLDQATWRRLAQDVDLVVHPAALVNHVLPYEQLFGPNVVGTAELIRLAITTRIKPVTYMSTVAVAMSVGPGAFAEDGDIRVVSPVRPVDAGYANGYANSKWAGEVLLREAHELCGLPVSVFRSDMILAHSRYAGQLNVPDAFTRLIFSLLLTGIAPSSFYVPDDHGNRADAHYDGLPADFVAESVTTLGEQTDASGAFRSFDVMNPHDDGISLDVFVDWLIAAGHDIRRIDDYDEWLGRFETALRALPDGQRQHSVLPLLDAYRKPETPLRGAPAPTDVFRAAVREAKIGADEDIPHLSAALIDKYVSDLQLLGLV; this comes from the coding sequence ATGACCGGTGACGCGAGGGTCGAAAAGAGTGCCCGTCCGAGTGCGGGCGAGACTGAACGGGAACGGGTCGCCCCACGCGTCGACCGGTTGTACGCCGACGACGCGCAGTTCCGGAACGCCAAGCCAGACCCCTCGCTGCGGGAGGCGGCGCGCCAGCCGGGTCTTCGGCTCCCACAGATCCTGGAAATGTTCGTCGAGGGCTACGCGGATCGCCCCGCGCTGGGCTGGCGGGCGCGCTCCCTGACAGCCGATCCCGCGACCGGACGCACCACCGCGCGGCTGTTGCCGCGGTTCGACACCATCAGCTACCGCGATTTGTGGGCCAGCGTGCGTGCGATCGCCGGTGCGTGGCGCCAGGACGCCGCCAATCCCGTGACGCCCGGGGATTTCGTCGCCACTATCGGTTTCGCCAGCGCCGAGTATCTTACCCTCGATCTGGCATGTGACTATCTCGGTTTGGTGGCCGTGCCGCTGCAACACAACGCCGCGGCGTCACGGCTGCAACCGATCATCGCCGAGGTCGAACCGCGGGTTCTCGCGGTGGGCGCGGAATACCTTGATCTTGCCGTCGAAGCGGCACTGGGCGCCACGTCGTTGCGCCGCTTGGTGGTTTTCGACTACGAGCCACGGATCGACGATCAGCGCGAAAACCTCGAGCGCGCACGGGCGAAGCTGACGAACGCCGGCATGGCGGTGGCCATCGAAACGTTCGACGAGCTGATCGCTCACGGTCGCGCGTTGCCGCCCGAGCCGATGTACACCGGCGAGACCGACCAACGGCTGGCCATGATCCTGTACACGTCCGGCAGCACCGGATTGCCCAAGGGCGCCATGTACACCGAGCGCATGGTCTCGAAGGTGTGGACCAACGACCTGATGCCCGACTTCGCGGACACGCCGGTCCTCAACGTCAACTTCATGCCGCTGAATCACCTGGGTGGACGCATACCGCTGTCGTCGTCGTTCCAGGCGGGCGGCACCAGTTACTTTGTGCCGGAAAGCGATTTGTCCACGCTGTTCGAGGACTGGAACCTGGTGCGGCCCACCGAGATGGGCCTGGTGCCGCGGGTCGCGGAGATGCTGTACCAGCGCTACCAAAGTGCCGTCGACCGGCTGGTCGCCCACGGCGCCGATGCCGCCTCCGCCGAGGCGGACGCGCAAGCCGAGCTGCGCGAGCGGGTCCTCGGCGGTCGCATCGTCACGGCCTTTTGCGGCACGGCGCCGCTGGCGGCCGAGATGAAGGGTTTCGTCGAGGCCTGCCTGGACGTCCACGTGCTCGACGGCTACGGTTTAACCGAGGTCGGAATGGTGACCAAGGACGGCCTGATCACCCGGCCCCCGGTTCTGGACTACAAGCTCGTCGACGTTCCCGAGCTCGGATACTTCCTTACCGACAAGCCTTTTCCGCGCGGCGAGCTGCTGGTGAAGTCGCTGACCGCCACTCCCGGATACTTCAAACGGCCCGACGTCACCGCCGGCGCCTTCGATCCCGACGGCTACTACCGGACCGGTGACGTGATGGCCGAGCTCGACCCGGATCGGCTGGCCTACGTCGACCGGCGTAACAACGTGTTGAAGTTGGCCCAGGGCGAGTTCGTCGCCGTCGCCCGGCTGGAAGCCGTGTTCGCCAGCGCGGCCCTGGTCCGCCAGATCTTCGTCTACGGCAACAGCGAGCGCCCCTACCTGTTGGCCGTCGTCGTCCCGACCGCCGACGCGCTGGAAAGGTTCGCCGACGATGCCGACGGCCTCAAGGTTGCCCTCAGTGAATCATTGCGTCGGGCAGCGAAACTCGCCGAGTTACAGTCCTACGAGGTGCCGGTCGACTTTCTGGTCGAGCCCGAGCCGTTCAGCGAGGACACCGGCCTGCTGTCGGGGGTCGGCAAGCTGCTGCGGCCGAAGCTCAAAGAGCACTACGGTCAGCGGCTCGAGGAGCTATATGCCGAGCTGGCCGCCAACCGCGCGGCCGAGTTGCGTGCGCTGCGCGACGGCGCGGCGAACCGCCCCGTGATCGACACGTTGACACGCGCCGCCGAGGCGCTGCTGGGCCTGGCCGGCGGTCCGCCGGAACCGGACGCGCTTTTCGTCGAGCTTGGCGGCGATTCCCTGTCGGCGTTGACCTTCTCCAACCTGCTGCATGACATCTTCGACGTGGAAGTGCCGGTTGGGCAGATCATCGGTCCGGCAACCGATCTGCGTCAGCTGGCGGAATACGTTGATTCCGAGCGTAACTCGGGATCCCGGCGGCCCACATTCGCGACGGTCCACGGGCGTGACGCAATCGAGGTTCGCGCCGCTGACCTCACCCTGGAAAAGTTCATCGACACAAAGACTTTGGCCCAAGCGCCCGCACTGCCGCGCGCCACCGGTACCCCGCACACGATTCTGCTGACCGGGGCCAACGGCTACCTGGGACGCTTCATGTGTCTGGAATGGCTGGAGCGGCTTGCCGAGACGGGCGGGCGGCTCGTCTGCATCGTGCGCGGCACGAACGCCGAGGCGGCCAGCAAGCGGCTGGAGGATGTCTACCACAGCGGGGATCCGCGCTTGGTGCAACGGTTCCGCGACTTGGCCGCCGACCATCTCGAGGTCGTCGCGGGCGACATCGGCGAGCCGAACCTGGGCCTGGACCAAGCGACTTGGCGGCGGCTGGCCCAGGACGTGGATCTCGTCGTCCACCCGGCGGCACTGGTCAACCACGTCTTGCCCTACGAGCAACTGTTCGGCCCCAACGTCGTTGGCACTGCCGAGTTGATCCGCCTGGCGATCACCACGCGCATCAAGCCGGTCACCTACATGTCGACCGTCGCGGTCGCCATGTCCGTCGGCCCGGGCGCGTTCGCCGAAGACGGCGATATCCGGGTGGTCAGCCCGGTCCGACCCGTCGACGCCGGCTACGCCAACGGGTACGCGAACAGCAAGTGGGCCGGCGAGGTGCTGCTGCGGGAGGCGCACGAGCTGTGCGGCCTGCCGGTCTCCGTTTTCCGGTCCGACATGATCCTCGCCCACAGCCGCTACGCGGGACAGTTGAACGTGCCAGATGCGTTTACCCGGTTGATCTTCAGCCTGCTGCTGACGGGCATCGCGCCGTCATCCTTCTACGTACCCGACGATCACGGCAACAGGGCCGACGCGCATTACGACGGGCTGCCCGCCGACTTCGTGGCCGAATCGGTCACCACACTCGGTGAACAGACGGACGCATCCGGCGCTTTTCGTTCCTTCGACGTGATGAACCCGCACGACGACGGCATTTCCCTGGACGTGTTCGTGGACTGGTTGATCGCCGCCGGCCACGACATCCGGCGCATCGACGACTATGACGAATGGCTCGGGCGCTTCGAAACCGCTCTTCGGGCCCTACCGGACGGGCAGCGTCAGCACTCCGTCCTACCGCTGCTCGATGCTTACCGGAAACCCGAGACACCGTTGCGCGGCGCGCCGGCCCCGACGGACGTCTTCCGTGCGGCGGTGCGGGAAGCCAAAATCGGTGCGGACGAAGACATTCCGCACCTGTCCGCGGCCCTGATCGACAAATACGTGTCGGATCTGCAGTTGCTGGGCCTGGTCTAG
- a CDS encoding L,D-transpeptidase, whose amino-acid sequence MRRAARYLFVMVAITALGVAGSGARGLAAVPVPEPVPGVASILPADGAVVGVAHPVVVTFTAPVTDRVGAERSIRVLSPSNMPGHFEWPESNVVQWVPNHYWPAHTHVSVGVQALTTGFDTGDALLGVASISGHTFTVSRNGEVLRTMPASMGKPTRPTPVGNFTALEKQRTVVMDSRTIGIPLSSPEGYKITAQYAVRVTWSGVYVHSAPWSVNSQGYSNVSHGCINLSPDNAAWYFNQVNVGDPIEVVA is encoded by the coding sequence ATGCGTCGTGCGGCTCGTTATCTATTCGTTATGGTGGCGATCACGGCGTTGGGCGTGGCGGGAAGCGGCGCCCGCGGCCTGGCCGCGGTCCCGGTGCCCGAACCGGTTCCCGGGGTTGCCTCGATTTTGCCGGCCGATGGGGCGGTGGTGGGTGTGGCGCACCCGGTCGTGGTGACATTCACCGCGCCGGTCACCGATCGCGTTGGCGCGGAACGGTCCATCCGTGTCCTGTCGCCAAGCAACATGCCGGGCCACTTCGAGTGGCCCGAGAGCAATGTCGTGCAGTGGGTTCCAAACCACTACTGGCCCGCACACACCCATGTCTCGGTGGGAGTGCAGGCCCTGACGACGGGCTTCGACACCGGCGACGCGTTACTCGGCGTTGCCAGTATCTCGGGGCACACGTTTACCGTCAGCAGAAACGGTGAGGTGCTCCGCACGATGCCGGCGTCGATGGGCAAGCCCACCCGCCCGACGCCGGTCGGCAATTTCACCGCCCTGGAAAAGCAGCGCACCGTGGTGATGGACTCGCGGACCATCGGTATCCCGCTGAGTTCGCCCGAGGGCTACAAGATCACCGCTCAGTACGCGGTCCGGGTCACGTGGAGCGGTGTCTATGTGCACTCGGCCCCGTGGTCGGTGAACTCGCAGGGCTACAGCAACGTCAGCCATGGCTGCATCAACCTGAGTCCGGACAACGCCGCGTGGTATTTCAACCAGGTGAACGTCGGCGATCCCATCGAGGTCGTGGCCTGA
- a CDS encoding cysteine hydrolase family protein produces MLIDVQRDFLDIPGSDAPMPVDGTRAAIPAMAKLATAFRERGLPIVHVVRLYRPDGSNVDVVRRESIARGARIAVPGSAGSQIAAELLPNVVELDHELLLAGGFQRLGPAEHVMYKPRWGAFYGTDLDRHLRESGSNTVVFAGCNFPNCPRTSIYEASERDFRVVLVSDAISGLYDRGVEECRAIGVDVRDVSATLDWLAR; encoded by the coding sequence ATGCTGATCGACGTGCAGCGCGACTTCCTGGACATCCCGGGCAGCGACGCTCCGATGCCGGTCGACGGCACCCGCGCGGCGATCCCGGCAATGGCCAAGCTGGCGACGGCCTTCCGCGAACGTGGGCTCCCGATCGTGCATGTCGTGCGGCTGTACCGGCCGGATGGGTCGAACGTCGACGTGGTGCGGCGGGAATCGATAGCGCGGGGTGCGCGAATCGCCGTTCCTGGCAGTGCCGGTTCGCAGATCGCCGCGGAGCTATTGCCCAATGTCGTTGAGCTGGACCACGAATTGCTGTTGGCCGGCGGCTTCCAACGACTCGGGCCCGCCGAGCACGTGATGTACAAACCAAGGTGGGGTGCCTTCTACGGCACCGACCTTGATCGACACCTGCGTGAAAGTGGGAGCAATACAGTGGTTTTCGCGGGATGCAACTTCCCGAACTGCCCTCGGACGTCGATCTACGAGGCATCCGAACGCGACTTCCGGGTTGTCCTGGTGTCCGACGCGATATCTGGCTTGTACGACCGCGGCGTTGAAGAGTGCCGCGCCATCGGAGTGGACGTTCGAGACGTGTCGGCGACACTGGATTGGTTGGCGCGGTAG
- a CDS encoding LysR family transcriptional regulator yields MLFRQLEYFVAVAQERHFARAAEKCYVSQPALSAAIAKLERELNVTLINRGHSFEGLTPEGERLVVWAKRILAEHDAFKAEVHAVRSGITGTLRLGTVPTASTTASLVLSAFCSAHPLAKVQILSRLAATELYRRLREFDLDAAIVHTSPDDAHDVNLVPLYEEHYVLLSPADMLPAGASTLTWPEAAQLPLALLTADMRDRQIIDEALARHAITVTPQVETDSVASLLAQVATGNWACIVPHTWLWTSPLGAEIRAVEMVDPVLKAEIALATNSTGPGSPIARALIASAQRLALNEFFDAQLLGITRRR; encoded by the coding sequence GTGCTATTCCGTCAACTGGAATACTTCGTCGCGGTCGCTCAGGAGCGCCACTTCGCCAGGGCGGCCGAGAAGTGCTACGTTTCGCAACCCGCACTGTCCGCCGCGATCGCCAAGCTCGAACGCGAGCTGAACGTCACGCTGATCAATCGTGGGCACAGCTTCGAGGGCCTCACGCCCGAAGGGGAGCGATTGGTCGTGTGGGCCAAGCGGATTCTTGCCGAACACGATGCGTTCAAGGCCGAGGTGCACGCGGTGCGATCGGGTATCACCGGGACGCTTCGGCTGGGCACGGTTCCGACCGCCTCGACGACGGCCTCCCTGGTGCTTTCGGCGTTCTGTTCGGCGCACCCCTTGGCGAAGGTGCAGATCCTTTCCCGGCTGGCCGCCACCGAGCTGTACCGACGCCTGCGCGAGTTCGACCTGGATGCCGCCATCGTGCACACCTCGCCCGACGACGCTCACGACGTGAACCTGGTGCCGCTCTACGAGGAGCACTACGTGCTGCTCTCCCCGGCGGACATGTTGCCCGCCGGTGCGTCGACGCTGACGTGGCCGGAGGCCGCGCAGTTGCCGCTGGCGTTGCTCACCGCCGACATGCGGGACCGTCAGATCATCGACGAAGCCCTCGCCCGCCACGCCATCACCGTCACCCCGCAAGTCGAAACCGACTCCGTCGCTTCGTTATTGGCACAGGTCGCCACGGGTAACTGGGCGTGCATCGTCCCGCACACCTGGCTGTGGACGTCGCCGCTCGGTGCGGAAATCCGGGCGGTCGAAATGGTCGATCCGGTGCTCAAGGCCGAGATCGCGCTGGCCACCAACTCGACCGGGCCGGGGTCACCAATCGCGCGTGCCCTCATCGCATCCGCGCAACGGCTGGCGCTGAACGAATTCTTCGACGCGCAGCTGTTGGGCATCACCCGTCGGCGCTGA
- the oxc gene encoding oxalyl-CoA decarboxylase: MSTVSASPSEAAESARLTDGFHLVVDALKANDVDTVYGVVGIPITDLARVAQSSGIRYIGFRQETSAGNAAAAAGFLTGRPGVCLTVSAPGFLNGLAALANATTNCFPMIQISGSSNRAMVDLQRGDYGELDQLSAARPFAKAAYRIGRIEDIGRGVARAIRTATSGRPGGVYLDIPGDILGQALEASVAADTIWRVADPAPRQLPAPEAVDRAADVLRRARRPLVVLGKGAAYARADGQIRKFVEATGIPFLPTSMAKGLLPDSHPQSAAAARSLAVARADAVLLVGARLNWLLGHGESPQWSADAKFVQVDIAASEFDSNRPIVAPLVGDIGSVMSALCDAVAAHPIAVPGEWSDELADRKARNDAKMRRRLAEDPHPMRFYNALGAIRAVLQDNPDVYVVNEGANALDLARNVIDMEVPRHRLDTGTWGVMGIGMGYAIAAAVETGNPVVSIEGDSAFGFSGMEIETICRYRLPVTVVILNNGGVYRGDEATTGDDPAPTVLNARARHELIAEAFGGKGYHVTTPSELRAALTEAIASNGPSLIDCELDPAAGVESGHLASLNPTSAAAPPPAAVSADG; the protein is encoded by the coding sequence ATGAGCACAGTTTCGGCATCTCCCAGCGAGGCCGCCGAGTCGGCGCGCCTGACCGACGGCTTCCATCTCGTCGTGGATGCCCTCAAGGCCAACGACGTCGACACCGTCTATGGGGTCGTCGGCATCCCGATCACCGACCTCGCCCGCGTCGCGCAGTCGTCCGGAATTCGTTACATCGGCTTTCGGCAGGAGACCTCGGCCGGCAATGCGGCCGCCGCGGCCGGGTTCCTCACCGGCCGCCCGGGCGTGTGCCTGACGGTGTCGGCGCCCGGTTTTCTCAACGGCCTCGCCGCGCTGGCGAACGCCACGACGAATTGTTTTCCGATGATCCAGATCTCGGGTTCGAGCAATCGAGCGATGGTCGATTTGCAGCGGGGCGATTACGGAGAGCTCGACCAGCTCAGTGCCGCAAGGCCGTTCGCGAAGGCGGCCTATCGGATCGGCCGGATCGAGGACATCGGGCGCGGTGTCGCGCGCGCCATTCGCACGGCGACGTCCGGCCGGCCGGGCGGTGTCTACCTCGACATCCCCGGTGACATTCTGGGCCAGGCGCTGGAGGCCTCGGTCGCCGCCGACACCATTTGGCGGGTTGCCGACCCCGCTCCGCGGCAGCTGCCGGCACCGGAGGCGGTCGATCGCGCCGCGGACGTGCTGAGGCGGGCCCGGCGGCCGCTGGTCGTGCTCGGCAAGGGCGCTGCGTATGCGCGGGCCGACGGCCAGATTCGAAAGTTTGTGGAGGCCACCGGAATTCCGTTCTTGCCGACGTCGATGGCCAAGGGGCTGCTGCCGGACTCGCACCCGCAGTCCGCGGCGGCGGCGCGCTCGCTGGCGGTCGCCCGCGCCGATGCGGTCCTGCTGGTGGGTGCCCGGCTGAACTGGCTGCTCGGCCATGGGGAGTCGCCGCAATGGTCCGCCGACGCCAAGTTCGTGCAAGTCGATATCGCGGCGTCGGAGTTCGACAGCAACCGGCCCATCGTGGCGCCGCTGGTCGGCGACATCGGCTCGGTGATGTCGGCGCTGTGCGACGCCGTGGCCGCGCATCCGATTGCGGTGCCCGGGGAGTGGTCCGACGAGCTTGCCGACCGCAAAGCACGCAACGACGCCAAGATGCGTCGGCGGCTGGCCGAAGATCCGCACCCCATGCGGTTTTACAACGCGCTCGGCGCCATTCGCGCTGTGCTGCAGGACAATCCGGATGTCTACGTGGTTAACGAGGGAGCCAACGCGCTGGACCTGGCCCGCAATGTCATCGACATGGAGGTGCCGCGGCACCGGCTCGACACGGGAACCTGGGGCGTCATGGGTATCGGCATGGGCTACGCGATTGCCGCCGCGGTCGAGACCGGCAATCCCGTGGTCTCGATCGAGGGTGACAGCGCATTCGGCTTTTCGGGCATGGAGATCGAGACCATCTGCCGCTACCGGCTGCCGGTGACCGTCGTCATCCTCAACAACGGCGGCGTCTACCGCGGCGACGAAGCGACAACCGGAGACGATCCGGCGCCCACCGTGCTCAACGCGCGGGCGCGCCACGAGCTGATCGCGGAGGCGTTCGGCGGCAAGGGGTATCACGTCACCACGCCGTCCGAGCTGCGCGCCGCGCTGACCGAAGCGATTGCCTCCAACGGGCCGTCGCTCATCGACTGCGAACTCGACCCGGCGGCCGGGGTGGAAAGCGGACATCTGGCAAGCCTCAACCCGACCAGCGCCGCCGCACCGCCGCCGGCCGCGGTCAGCGCCGACGGGTGA